CGAGGTTCGTGAAAACAGGAACAGCACCATGGACCGGAAACCAACCCCATTCCAGACGGTCCAgatgctcgcgaagcgagcaccacggggtctggggcggagccccagccgccggaggcatgaccGGGCCAGCCAGGGGAAACCAGTCCGATTCCCGAGGATCCAgacgctcgcgaagcgagcaccacggggtctggggcggagccccagccgccggaggcatgacgGGCCCCATCTGGGGTAATGTCGAGCCGAAACGGTCTTCTTATCAGTGGTATCAGGCATGCCACGAAAAGAAGCCGGAACGATAGGGGGTGTGTCGAGAGCAGCCGGACTCGGCCCCGAGGAGTGCGAGGGTAGGGCAGCTAGCGATGCTCGTTTGGTACAAGTGCCAGCTTATGAGAAACCCCCCACTATTTTAGTAAGGTTAAAGGGGGCGGGCTCGATTGGTGCGAGAATCGGCAACTGCACAGAACGAATCTCaggcagcggcagcggcatcAGGCCTTTCTGGGATGTGGGGTGCTGCCGAGCCAGGTTTAACCGCCTAAACCAGATACACGGTGGAGCACGTTATTTAACGGGAACGATGCAGAGATTACATTCTGTTAGTGGGAGGTTGAAACGAGGGAAATATCAACCGGGATGTTCCGAGACCGCGACGGATCGCCGTCTGGCAGAGTGTATTATTCTTTTTGTACGTATTCTACCCTGTTTGTTGAGAATATACTTTATTTGTTGCTGATTCATTTCTTACATTGTGTAATTTGTGAACGACAGGGCAATGTTGCCTGTTTTGGAAGTATGCATACAtgtttaaaaaaaatatcagccTCGTCATTTGACTCGGTTTAATGTCCCGAAGTGGAGATGTTTAATTAGTTATTGTGTTAGAAATAGCAAGGAATGGGAATCGTGCTGGGATTGATCGTAGGCTAGAACGGTTTGAGAATGGTAGCGAGGGTGGTAGAGGGAATGGTGGAGATAATGGAAGGGTAGCGAAGCAATGGATTGCTGGGGTGCTAAGCAGTGGATAGGAATAGTCGCATTAGACTGGTAGGATTAGCAAGGTTCGGTTGATGGAATCAGGCAGGGCAGGGCATGGAAATTGTAGCAGGAGTAGAAATAGCAGTAAAGACGTTGGcgggagcagcaggaacaggAGCAGAATCCGTAGGAGCAGGATCAGAAGCAGGATCAGAAGCAGGATCAGAAGCAGGATCAGAAGCAAGATCAAAGCAACAACAATGCGGTAATTAAtcgctgctgttgagcCTGCTGTAGCCTACCGATTGCTCTGCCGCTTACTTTACCGGCGTTCTTGGTGGTTCTCTCGCGGTGCTGGCAGTGCTGGCGGTGCTGGTAGCTCTTTGGGTGGTTCTTCCGGCGCCTCGAATGACAATACTGATACAGCAGAGGATGTGGATCTAACCGCTGGCCTCTGTCGGCGGAAGTATCTACCTCGGGACATTTTCCCGCTCGTGATAGTCATAGTATGCAGGccctgcagcagcagtggtcCGCGCTCGCGCCAGTGTAATTTATTACAATATGATCAGTGAGACATAGTTTATAGTTTTGATCAGGTTTGTTAGTTTGACCGGAGCCTGCCAGTTATCCGCCGGTACTGTAGTTACAGAGGTGGCTGTGGAGGGCTTCGGAGACGGAGACGACGGCGGAATTAGATATCATGTCAGTTCTAGCCCGACGTTCACATTCTTAATAGCTCTTAATACTATTCATAGTGTGTGTGTGCGGTAATTTTGTAGCTTTTGGTGTCtaagtttgtttttctcgTTCCGATCTATTTTCGCGGTAAGCGCCGCACCTTCATGGTTCTACACTTGTTTTGGTAGGACAAAAGAAACTTGAGGTATTGGTGAACCGAATCTCAGTGTTGAAAAGAAACTTGGAAAAGAAACTTGCAAAAGAAACTTGTCCGCAAATAACTCACCGCAACCGACTGGATGCCCCCCCAACCGACACCACCAAATGGTCATGTAGacgaaacaaaaaagaacaaattagaagaaacgaaaaaaaagttcatTTCCAAGCATTTCATTTGGGGCTCGACAGAAAAAAGAGTTCGGTCCGTTTCGGCTATATCCCCTTATCATTCAACCCGTTCCTCACTCACTTCCCGTTATCGCTTATCTCCCCTCTCAGTTACCCcatcttttttctttcttggaACCAGCCTcatctctctctctctctgaCAGCCTTTCCTAAAAAATACCCACACCTGGATTTGGCGGGCACGCCCTTACCCTGCGAATACATTTGTAGTTACCAGGTGCTCATCCCCGTCTTGCTCCGAAGTAAAACCCATCGATCGACGCTGCCGTAACTATTTTCAGAAACCCTTCCGAAAAACCGGGGCACGCGATAACGCGATAACGACCAAGACCTTTTATGTCTAGTGAGGGGTGAaggaggggggggggggtcCTTTCAGAGCCTTTTTATTGTAATAGGCCGGTAATGGATAAAAGTTAAACCTTGGCTGGTtctgaatataaatatgattgaCATCCCCTCGTTTGGttcgacttttttttatttgttttctcttTGACTAGACATTTGACATCAATCCATCCATTGATCTTTATTGATTCAAGAATTTTCAAGTTTAAACTTTTTTTAGCTTGTTATCTTTTACTATCCATTATTTATAGGATTGATTCCTGATTGATATTTTAATTATATcagcatttttttatttatcgaACAGATCAATTAAATCTTAATTGTATCACATATTTCGACAGTCGAATAGCATTCATTCACATTTAATTCACAATGACACCTGCTGTTAACATCACTAAACTCCATCCCAAGGGTGTTGAGCCAAATCCAGATCACACTGAATTTGAAGAGGAGATCTACGAAACTGCCAATATCGACTATACTCGAGTCCATATTCAACACAATCCTTCAGTTGCTTCTCTTTATGAAGATGCTCTTGTTTATGAATCTGGTTCTGCCATCAACTCGACTGGTGCTCTTgtcgcttcttctggtaaGAAGACTGGTCGTTCTCCTAAGGACAAACGTATTGTCGACGAACCTTCATCTGTCGACAAGATCTGGTGGGGTCCTGTTAACAAGAAGTTGAGCGAGAACTCTTGGTTGATTAACCGTGAGCGTGCTATTGACTATTTGAACACCCGTTCTAGAATCtatgttgttgatgcttATGCTGGTTGGGATCCTAAGTACCGTATCAAGGTCCGTGTTGTCTGTGCTCGTGCTTACCACGCTTTGTTCATGAGAAACATGCTGATTCGTCCTACTGAAAAGGAGCTTGCCAACTTTGGAAAGCCCGATTTCACTATCTACAATGCTGGTGCCTTCCCTGCTAACCGTTATACTTCTGGTATGACCAGTAATACGTCTGTTGACATCAACTTCAAGGAGATGGAGATGCTTATTCTCGGTACCGAGTATGCTGGTGAGATGAAAAAGGGTATTTTCACCGTCATGTTCTACCTCATGCCTGTTATGCATAACGTTCTCACGTTACATTCGTCTGCTAACGAGGGTCCTGAAAAGGGTGATGTCACTGTTTTCTTCGGTctttctggtactggtaagacTACTTTGTCGGCTGATCCTCACCGTTTGTTGATTGGTGATGACGAACACTGTTGGTCAGATGATGGTGTGTTCAACATCGAGGGTGGTTGTTATGCCAAGTGTGTTGGTTTGTCGGCCGAGAAGGAGCCTGATATTTTCAACTCTATCAAGTTCGGTTCGGTTTTGGAGAACGTTGTTTTCAACCCCGATACTCGTGTTGTTGATTATAACGACACTACCTTGACAGAGAACACCAGATGTTCATACCCCATTGAGTACATTCCCAATGCCAAGATTCCTTGTTTGACCAATAACCACCCAACCAACATCATTCTGTTGACCTGTGATGCCCGTGGTGTGATTCCTCCTATTTCCAAGCTCACTAACGAGCAAGTCATGTACCACTTCATCTCTGGTTACACTTCGAAGATGGCCGGTACTGAAGAGGGTGTCACTGAGCCCGAAGCCACCTTCTCTGCTTGTTTCGGTCAACCTTTCTTGGTGTTACACCCCATGCAATACGCTCAAATGCTTTCTGACAAGATCACCAAGCACAAGGCTAATGCCTGGTTGCTCAATACTGGATGGATTGGTGCTTCTGTCACTTCTGGCGGTAAG
The Sugiyamaella lignohabitans strain CBS 10342 chromosome A, complete sequence genome window above contains:
- the PCK1 gene encoding phosphoenolpyruvate carboxykinase PCK1 (Phosphoenolpyruvate carboxykinase; key enzyme in gluconeogenesis, catalyzes early reaction in carbohydrate biosynthesis, glucose represses transcription and accelerates mRNA degradation, regulated by Mcm1p and Cat8p, located in the cytosol; GO_component: GO:0005829 - cytosol [Evidence IDA] [PMID 196563]; GO_function: GO:0005524 - ATP binding [Evidence IEA,IEA]; GO_function: GO:0016831 - carboxy-lyase activity [Evidence IEA]; GO_function: GO:0016829 - lyase activity [Evidence IEA]; GO_function: GO:0000166 - nucleotide binding [Evidence IEA]; GO_function: GO:0004612 - phosphoenolpyruvate carboxykinase (ATP) activity [Evidence IEA,IEA]; GO_function: GO:0004612 - phosphoenolpyruvate carboxykinase (ATP) activity [Evidence IDA] [PMID 16330239]; GO_function: GO:0004612 - phosphoenolpyruvate carboxykinase (ATP) activity [Evidence IMP] [PMID 2689220]; GO_function: GO:0004611 - phosphoenolpyruvate carboxykinase activity [Evidence IEA]; GO_function: GO:0017076 - purine nucleotide binding [Evidence IEA]; GO_process: GO:0006094 - gluconeogenesis [Evidence IEA,IEA,IEA]; GO_process: GO:0006094 - gluconeogenesis [Evidence IEP] [PMID 2689220]), which encodes MTPAVNITKLHPKGVEPNPDHTEFEEEIYETANIDYTRVHIQHNPSVASLYEDALVYESGSAINSTGALVASSGKKTGRSPKDKRIVDEPSSVDKIWWGPVNKKLSENSWLINRERAIDYLNTRSRIYVVDAYAGWDPKYRIKVRVVCARAYHALFMRNMLIRPTEKELANFGKPDFTIYNAGAFPANRYTSGMTSNTSVDINFKEMEMLILGTEYAGEMKKGIFTVMFYLMPVMHNVLTLHSSANEGPEKGDVTVFFGLSGTGKTTLSADPHRLLIGDDEHCWSDDGVFNIEGGCYAKCVGLSAEKEPDIFNSIKFGSVLENVVFNPDTRVVDYNDTTLTENTRCSYPIEYIPNAKIPCLTNNHPTNIILLTCDARGVIPPISKLTNEQVMYHFISGYTSKMAGTEEGVTEPEATFSACFGQPFLVLHPMQYAQMLSDKITKHKANAWLLNTGWIGASVTSGGKRCPLKYTRAILDAIHSGELAKANYETFDVFGFQIPTSVPNVPANILNPARSWTLGADDFKVEVNKLGSLFQNNFETYKSRATPEVIAAGPRL